AGTTCAAGTTTCCTCTTTCTTGCAGAACCCAAGAGAGATCTACCAGCAAATAGTCACTGTGCATCACGCGATTGAACAGACAATGGCGAAACAGTCAACTCGTAAAAGTCGTATGATCATATGATCCTGGTCCAGCTGCAAAGAAGCAGAAAAGTCTTACGTTTAGAATATGTGCTgcttctttaaatacatttcatccTAATGAatacaaagataaataaaatgttattagctGCTGTGtcataaagtaatatttttcattagcggaaatgtttcctgttcttggatgtTTGTTGCAGTCTTAGGCCTGTTGactattttaattctgtttatttacatgttgactgtatgcaaaaaaatgttaattaaacattaattaatttacttgATGCTGTCATTCTTGTATATCCAAAAATGTCAGCACTTTTTCGCAGCAGTAGTAATTAACATATGACCGGAATTATACTCATTTATCCGGTACACTGAATCGCTCCCGGACACTGTGacatttatcctggtcagggtcatggtagaTCCAGAgcatatcccaggaacactgggcctGAGAAGGGATGGGACGCCAGgctattgcacacacacacacacacacacacacacacacacattcacacatattttttcacacctaggtgcaatttagagtcaccaatccacctattgacatgtttttgggagatgtgAGGAAACCGGGGACTCTGGAGGATCAGAGCAGAAAACCCTGTTCATATTAAAACCAGAGGTAGACACGAGCGCTCAGAAGAAAAGTGAACACATTAATAAGGCAAGAAAGCAAATGAACTCAAAAACGACGAGCTAAAACAATAAGCTAGACTGAGCACtaggaagaagaaaacaaaagaacaacGGGACTAAGCACTAGAAATCAACAAACAAAAGATTTCCCAAGGGACAGACAAGGACAGGATTTTAGGTAGGCTAGAGAAACTAATGAGAGCTCACGAGACAAGACGCAGGTGCAGAAACCAACCAGTGAGTGTGAACGGGGCGAGGCTCCAGCAGGGGGGAAACCAGGAAGTGGGAAAACAAGAGAATCTTTTTACAGTTCATGGAATATAAAGACACAAGACACATCAGCTGTGTTTTGCCTTCTTTAAGTAATACAGCAGACAAAATGTCATGTCGTGTAAACTCACCTTTTTagtagggctgcacgatattgaagaaaaacgcGATGTgcaataacttgttaaataatgcgatatgTGGTACGATAATGCTATAAGCATgcaaaatcaatttaaattatatgtttatatatacttatatatttaaaaactgaaaatgacataaccaacatgaaaagaaagcattctctgctatctgcgtcGCCCTAAAACCTTGacttttcgtaactttttgaaatattaaaatcattcagttatcgcaaACCCTTACGTATTGCATAttgcaatatttacatttgtgatattttggtAATTTTGATATACTGTGTAGCCCAAATTTTTAGTAATGAATTCTGGCACAAATGTGTTTCTTATTGTGTGTAATCCACATTAGCAGTATCAGGTACATCCAAACAACCTTTGTTAACACTTTACGTTAAGTTTTGCCTGTTTATAATGCTTTTAATAAGTCACTGATGAACTATAATTGATATATTAATTAAGCATTAGTTACTACTAAGTATTTCCTAATATTCTAGCATACAGAGCtattaaattctcaaatctgattagtcattatcatttctatagtggCAACTTACATAAGGATTTCTATATAAACCAATAAAAAGTATTCTGTGAGATGTTGTTTAATTATgcatgtttggaaggagtctccagtgtcagttctttgtagcagtcagaggtaaagctttaaaactttaagattttttgtcttattaccatcaaaagagagaaaaaaggaaggccagtgataacaggaactaccttgtttcatggacattaactataaatggataaaaagtatattgtatctttctttaataaaaaaatacattttagccTTTGAAAATGGTTGTGggatgagaggaataaaacacttgcttgggacatgctgttttaggaaaataatcaaatgttattttaatggaTTAGGTTCTGCATTCATTAACATTATTGTCTttaatgaaatacatttatgtgtACTAaaaacatctcttttttttccttcgttTCAGTTCTGTGTGATGCACATGACGATGACTTAAAAGATGTCTACTGCCATTTTGAAAATCGTCATCACCCTGACCTTGACTGGCTCTATCCACTGCGGTAAGGTCCTGGTGTTCCCTCATGATGGCAGCCACTGGGTTAACATGAATGTATTGATACAAGAGCTGCACAACAGAGGTCACCATGTCACGGTCATCCGCGCAGCTGATAGCTGGTACATCAAAGAGCAGTCACCCTACTACCACTCCATAACCGTTGACTTCTCAGTGGGGGGAGACGAAGCTTTCTTCAAAACCTTTGTCTCCAGACAGCTACAGATTCGACGAGAAAGAAGCTCACTTTGGGCTCAGTTCAGTCTGGACATGGAGCTGGCAGACAAGTTTTCCGAAATGCACAGAAAGATATGTGAAATGGTCATCCACATAATCGAGGATCCCAAATTGATCAATTCCATCAGAGAAGCGGAGTATGACGTGATGCTGACAGACCCTGCGAATGGTGGAGGAGTCGTGCTTGCACATTATCTGCGCTTACCGCTGGTTTTTAACGTCCGCTGGACGGTACATGGAGAGGCACACTTTGCAATTGCGCCTTCGCCCTTATCGTACGTTCCCTTTCCTTTATCCCTGTTAACAGATAGGATGACTTTTTTTCAAAGGGTATATAACATGATCTTCTACCTCAGACTCTTCTTTTACAAGCGCATTGTAGGTCCTCATTACAGTGCTTTGTGTAACCGCTACTTTGGTCCAGATGTGGACTATTTCGAATTATTCCAGGCAGCCGATATCTGGCTTATGAGAGTCGATTTTGTGTTTGAGTTCCCTCGCCCGACGATGCCCAACTTCGTTTACATGAGTTGCTTCCAATGCAAACCACCAAAAGCCCTTCCGGATGATTTGGAGGACTTTGTGGAAAGTTCTGGAGAGCACGGCATTGTCATTGTATCATTGGGAACGCTGGTTGGACAGCTTCCTGATGATATAGCCGACGAAATGGCTGCCGCTCTTGCTAAGCTCCCTCAAAAAGTGATCTGGCGATACTCAGGGAAGAAACCATCCACTCTCGGGAACAACACCATACTCAGGGACTGGTTGCCACAGAATGATCTTCTTGGACATCCCAAGACAAAGGTTTTTGTGAGCCATGGAGGAACGAATGGGATTTTAGAAGCTATTTATCACAGTACTCCAATCGTTGGCCTACCTCTGGTTTTTGATCAACATGACAATCTCTCGAGGATGAAATATAAAGGTGTAGCACAGGTCATAGATATAGCCACTTTAAATCAAAATGTGTTTCTTGAGGCTATACAGGAAGTCATAAACGAGCCTTCCTACAGTATAAACATGAAGAGGCTGTCCAGGCTTCTTAGAGACACACCTGTACAACCTCTGGATAATGCCATGTTCTGGATTGAGTTTGTTATGAGACACAAAGGTGCTGCTCATCTACGAACAGATTCTTACAAAATGCCTTGGTACGTTTACCACAGTGTCGATGTTATAGCGTTTTTACTCTTAGTTGCATCAGGTACAATTTTCCTAATCTTTGCTGTAATCCGATACATATGCTGCAGGGCATGTAAAACAATCTATACAGCAAAACAGTCTTGTTTTCAAATACCACTAAATACCAAGTTAGGAATTAGTTAGGAATTAGGAAAATTGCATTCATGGACAATGAACAAAGTGCAGAGGCCAAATTTTTAATCAGTAC
The genomic region above belongs to Pangasianodon hypophthalmus isolate fPanHyp1 chromosome 6, fPanHyp1.pri, whole genome shotgun sequence and contains:
- the LOC113526591 gene encoding UDP-glucuronosyltransferase 2A2, whose translation is MSTAILKIVITLTLTGSIHCGKVLVFPHDGSHWVNMNVLIQELHNRGHHVTVIRAADSWYIKEQSPYYHSITVDFSVGGDEAFFKTFVSRQLQIRRERSSLWAQFSLDMELADKFSEMHRKICEMVIHIIEDPKLINSIREAEYDVMLTDPANGGGVVLAHYLRLPLVFNVRWTVHGEAHFAIAPSPLSYVPFPLSLLTDRMTFFQRVYNMIFYLRLFFYKRIVGPHYSALCNRYFGPDVDYFELFQAADIWLMRVDFVFEFPRPTMPNFVYMSCFQCKPPKALPDDLEDFVESSGEHGIVIVSLGTLVGQLPDDIADEMAAALAKLPQKVIWRYSGKKPSTLGNNTILRDWLPQNDLLGHPKTKVFVSHGGTNGILEAIYHSTPIVGLPLVFDQHDNLSRMKYKGVAQVIDIATLNQNVFLEAIQEVINEPSYSINMKRLSRLLRDTPVQPLDNAMFWIEFVMRHKGAAHLRTDSYKMPWYVYHSVDVIAFLLLVASGTIFLIFAVIRYICCRACKTIYTAKQSCFQIPLNTKLGIS